The Montipora capricornis isolate CH-2021 chromosome 3, ASM3666992v2, whole genome shotgun sequence genome window below encodes:
- the LOC138043121 gene encoding histone RNA hairpin-binding protein-like isoform X2: MDVTPTDIDKYKNSRLKGVGRCRISRDSRADRECSLLRSRKNPRTPESYDHDRRRKRQNISEDQCISLFPSAENHSKENISKSRTSQFSRNRWSENRKTALADSTHSQEMHLDLSKEFPPLGATDFSTTPEVIKDWGSLVEEEEKKAISQQEETNPRPKRKLLLSEAQKQNPSKQKNLPVNEHRLEKRQKQIDFGKNTLAYGRYIAAVKREDRTKDDPNTPNKFQSCSTRSWVGQVKIWRRKLHVWDPPTEGQEDLFFSSSQSIQLLSSDVKMEVDSNCDADDDMMSTSTPSSVDDLFHGFDIDACLMNDGLPL; the protein is encoded by the exons ATGGACGTCACACCTACAGATATAGATAAATACAAAAATTCACGTCTAAAAGGCGTCGGAAGATGCCGTATTTCAAGAGATTCGCGCGCGGACAGAGAATGTTCCTTGCTCCGTTCAAGAAAGAACCCAAGAACCCCAGAGTCTTATGATCATGATCGAAG GCGTAAAAGGCAAAATATATCAGAAGATCAGTGCATCTCGCTTTTTCCATCTGCTGAAAATCATTCAAAAGAGAACATATCGAAGAGCAGAACTTCGCAGTTTTCCAGAAATCGGTGGAGTGAAAACAGGAAAACTGCACTTGCAGACTCAACACATTCCCAAGAAATGCATTTGGACCTCTCTAAGGAATTTCCCCCACTTGGGGCTACAGA ttttagcACTACCCCTGAAGTTATCAAGGATTGGGGAAGCTTGgttgaagaagaagagaaaaaagcaatttcACAACAAGAGGAAACAAATCCCAG AcccaaaagaaaacttttgctCTCTGAAGCTCAAAAACAAAACCcatcaaagcaaaaaaatttaCCTGTGAATGAACATAGACTTGAAAAGCGCCAGAAACAAATTGACTTTGGCAAGAATACATTAGCATATGGACGTTACATTGCTGCAGTGAAAAG AGAAGACCGTACTAAAGATGACCCTAACACCCCTAACAAGTTCCAAAGTTGTAGCACACGTTCATGGGTTGGTCAAGTCAAGATTTGGCGGCGTAAACTCCATGTGTGGGATCCACCAACTGAAGGGCAAGAGGATCTGTTCTTTTCTTCATCACAGAG CATTCAGTTACTCTCAAGTGATGTTAAGATGGAAGTGGACAGTAActgtgatgctgatgatgacATGATGTCAACATCAACCCCAAGCAGTGTTGATGATCTCTTCCATGGCTTTGACATAGATGCATGTTTAATGAATGATGGATTACCTCTTTAG
- the LOC138043121 gene encoding histone RNA hairpin-binding protein-like isoform X1: MDVTPTDIDKYKNSRLKGVGRCRISRDSRADRECSLLRSRKNPRTPESYDHDRRRKRQNISEDQCISLFPSAENHSKENISKSRTSQFSRNRWSENRKTALADSTHSQEMHLDLSKEFPPLGATDFSTTPEVIKDWGSLVEEEEKKAISQQEETNPRPKRKLLLSEAQKQNPSKQKNLPVNEHRLEKRQKQIDFGKNTLAYGRYIAAVKREDRTKDDPNTPNKFQSCSTRSWVGQVKIWRRKLHVWDPPTEGQEDLFFSSSQSSIQLLSSDVKMEVDSNCDADDDMMSTSTPSSVDDLFHGFDIDACLMNDGLPL; this comes from the exons ATGGACGTCACACCTACAGATATAGATAAATACAAAAATTCACGTCTAAAAGGCGTCGGAAGATGCCGTATTTCAAGAGATTCGCGCGCGGACAGAGAATGTTCCTTGCTCCGTTCAAGAAAGAACCCAAGAACCCCAGAGTCTTATGATCATGATCGAAG GCGTAAAAGGCAAAATATATCAGAAGATCAGTGCATCTCGCTTTTTCCATCTGCTGAAAATCATTCAAAAGAGAACATATCGAAGAGCAGAACTTCGCAGTTTTCCAGAAATCGGTGGAGTGAAAACAGGAAAACTGCACTTGCAGACTCAACACATTCCCAAGAAATGCATTTGGACCTCTCTAAGGAATTTCCCCCACTTGGGGCTACAGA ttttagcACTACCCCTGAAGTTATCAAGGATTGGGGAAGCTTGgttgaagaagaagagaaaaaagcaatttcACAACAAGAGGAAACAAATCCCAG AcccaaaagaaaacttttgctCTCTGAAGCTCAAAAACAAAACCcatcaaagcaaaaaaatttaCCTGTGAATGAACATAGACTTGAAAAGCGCCAGAAACAAATTGACTTTGGCAAGAATACATTAGCATATGGACGTTACATTGCTGCAGTGAAAAG AGAAGACCGTACTAAAGATGACCCTAACACCCCTAACAAGTTCCAAAGTTGTAGCACACGTTCATGGGTTGGTCAAGTCAAGATTTGGCGGCGTAAACTCCATGTGTGGGATCCACCAACTGAAGGGCAAGAGGATCTGTTCTTTTCTTCATCACAGAG CAGCATTCAGTTACTCTCAAGTGATGTTAAGATGGAAGTGGACAGTAActgtgatgctgatgatgacATGATGTCAACATCAACCCCAAGCAGTGTTGATGATCTCTTCCATGGCTTTGACATAGATGCATGTTTAATGAATGATGGATTACCTCTTTAG
- the LOC138043121 gene encoding histone RNA hairpin-binding protein-like isoform X3: MDVTPTDIDKYKNSRLKGVGRCRISRDSRADRECSLLRSRKNPRTPESYDHDRRRKRQNISEDQCISLFPSAENHSKENISKSRTSQFSRNRWSENRKTALADSTHSQEMHLDLSKEFPPLGATDTTPEVIKDWGSLVEEEEKKAISQQEETNPRPKRKLLLSEAQKQNPSKQKNLPVNEHRLEKRQKQIDFGKNTLAYGRYIAAVKREDRTKDDPNTPNKFQSCSTRSWVGQVKIWRRKLHVWDPPTEGQEDLFFSSSQSSIQLLSSDVKMEVDSNCDADDDMMSTSTPSSVDDLFHGFDIDACLMNDGLPL, translated from the exons ATGGACGTCACACCTACAGATATAGATAAATACAAAAATTCACGTCTAAAAGGCGTCGGAAGATGCCGTATTTCAAGAGATTCGCGCGCGGACAGAGAATGTTCCTTGCTCCGTTCAAGAAAGAACCCAAGAACCCCAGAGTCTTATGATCATGATCGAAG GCGTAAAAGGCAAAATATATCAGAAGATCAGTGCATCTCGCTTTTTCCATCTGCTGAAAATCATTCAAAAGAGAACATATCGAAGAGCAGAACTTCGCAGTTTTCCAGAAATCGGTGGAGTGAAAACAGGAAAACTGCACTTGCAGACTCAACACATTCCCAAGAAATGCATTTGGACCTCTCTAAGGAATTTCCCCCACTTGGGGCTACAGA cACTACCCCTGAAGTTATCAAGGATTGGGGAAGCTTGgttgaagaagaagagaaaaaagcaatttcACAACAAGAGGAAACAAATCCCAG AcccaaaagaaaacttttgctCTCTGAAGCTCAAAAACAAAACCcatcaaagcaaaaaaatttaCCTGTGAATGAACATAGACTTGAAAAGCGCCAGAAACAAATTGACTTTGGCAAGAATACATTAGCATATGGACGTTACATTGCTGCAGTGAAAAG AGAAGACCGTACTAAAGATGACCCTAACACCCCTAACAAGTTCCAAAGTTGTAGCACACGTTCATGGGTTGGTCAAGTCAAGATTTGGCGGCGTAAACTCCATGTGTGGGATCCACCAACTGAAGGGCAAGAGGATCTGTTCTTTTCTTCATCACAGAG CAGCATTCAGTTACTCTCAAGTGATGTTAAGATGGAAGTGGACAGTAActgtgatgctgatgatgacATGATGTCAACATCAACCCCAAGCAGTGTTGATGATCTCTTCCATGGCTTTGACATAGATGCATGTTTAATGAATGATGGATTACCTCTTTAG
- the LOC138043122 gene encoding serine/arginine-rich splicing factor 10-like, whose product MVALTKFGTTIVTKVMTNQNAQSILVSHNFPFTVAWLFSVSGEGELSLKMSRYSRPPNSSLYVRNLHHDTRPEDLRRMFGKYGRITDVYIPLDYYTRESRGFSYVQFEDIRDAEDAHYYLDRVVLLGRELEVQFAEGDRKTPNQMRNKERRETYSSSGGYSSSSRRDNQEDNYSRRSRSRSPRRRRRRSHSKSRSRSPKRRDRSSRSDRNRENHRESRKEKERERSRSRSPSPARSRSASRSRSASPAADFSEKEEEQGRQSRSPSPN is encoded by the exons ATGGTGGCTTTAACCAAATTTGGGACAACGATTGTTACGAAGGtgatgaccaatcagaatgcacaGAGCATATTAGTATCCCATAATTTTCCTTTCACTGTAGCGTGGCTTTTCAGCGTTTCAGGAGAAGGCGAATTGAGCTTAAAAATGTCTCGATATTCTCGACCTCCAAACAGCTCACTTTACGTGAGAAACTTACACCATGACACCAG aCCTGAAGACCTTCGTCGCATGTTTGGAAAATATGGCCGCATAACTGATGTGTATATTCCTTTGGATTACTACACGAGGGAATCCCGTGGATTTTCCTATGTACA ATTTGAAGATATCAGAGATGCAGAGGATGCTCATTACTATCTGGACAGAGTGGTATTGCTTGGAAGAGAACTTGAAGTTCAGTTTGCAGAGGGAGACAGAAAAA CTCCGAACCAGATGAGAAACAAAGAAAGGCGAGAGACATACAGTAGCAGCGGTGGATACAGTAGCAGCAGCAGAAGAGACAACCAAGAGGATAACTACAG CCGCCGTTCCCGCAGTCGCAGCCCAAG GCGTCGCCGTCGTCGATCCCACTCGAAATCCAGATCCCGTTCCCCAAAGCGCCGTGATCGCAGCAGCCGCAGCGACAGAAACCGTGAAAATCACCGCGAGAgtaggaaagaaaaggaacgaGAGAGATCACGCTCGCGCTCACCGTCACCGGCACGGTCACGTTCAGCCTCACGTTCGCGCTCTGCGTCTCCTGCAGCAGATTTTAGCGAGAAGGAAGAGGAGCAAGGTCGACAAAGTCGTTCACCCAGTCCAAACTAA
- the LOC138043119 gene encoding 2-Hydroxyacid oxidase 1-like, with protein sequence MATGAAGETTEPVCLADFEDYAREHLPKHAFEYIAGGANDESTLKENLQALKRLRIRPRVLCGISQVDLSTTILGERISMPIGIAPTATLILAHPDGEKATARAAAKAETCTIISTMGSTTLEDVTVAAPGSLKWMQLYVLSSNEMTKSIVQRAEKKGYKAIVMTVDATVRGKRLRDARNHSLLLPYVMKIPNIEAATVADAKKSSDFDKNVKQSSGFVFDTFAKNLLESSISFETINWLKSITKLPILLKGILTADDAIKAVEHGADGIIVSNHGGRQLDCVPATIDVLPEIVDAVQGRVEVYVDGGIRTGTDVFKALALGARAVFIGRPAIWGLAYKGEEGVSKVLEILREEFRTTMILSGCASLADIKPSHVMRYPARL encoded by the exons ATGGCGACCGGAGCAGCTGGGGAGACCACAGAACCTGTATGTTTGGCTGATTTTGAAGACTACGCGAGAGAGCACTTGCCAAAACATGCATTCGAGTATATTGCAGGAGGAGCAAATGACGAAAGCACGTTAAAGGAAAACCTACAGGCACTTAAAAG GCTGAGGATCAGACCACGTGTTCTATGTGGAATTTCTCAAGTGGACCTTTCCACCACAATTCTTGGAGAAAGGATCTCTATGCCAATTGGTATTGCACCAACTGCAACCCTAATACTTGCTCATCCTGATGGTGAAAAGGCAACTGCCAGAG CTGCTGCAAAAGCAGAAACATGCACCATTATTAGTACCATGGGATCCACAACTCTGGAAGATGTCACAGTTGCTGCACCTGGTTCACTCAAATGGATGCAACTGTATGTTCTCAGCTCAAATGAAATGACGAAAAGTATTGTGCAACGTGCAGAAAAGAAGGGATACAAGGCAATTGTTATGACAGTAGATGCAACCGTGAGAGGAAAGCGACTACGAGATGCCAGAAATCATTCCTTGCTGCTTCCCTATGTTATGAAAATACCTAACATTGAAGCAGCAACGGTAGCAGATGCTAAAAAATCATCAGACTTTGACAAAAACGTAAAACAAAGTTCTGGCTTTGTGTTTGACACTTTTGCCAAGAACCTGTTGGAATCATCGATTTCCTTTGAAACTATTAACTGGCTGAAAAGCATCACCAAACTTCCAATTCTTCTGAAAGGCATTTTAACAGCAGATGATGCGATAAAGGCTGTTGAGCATGGAGCTGATGGAATCATTGTATCAAACCATGGGGGAAGACAGTTAGATTGTGTTCCTGCAACA ATTGATGTTTTGCCAGAGATCGTTGATGCAGTCCAAGGAAGGGTTGAAGTGTATGTTGATGGTGGGATCAGAACAGGTACAGATGTATTCAAGGCTTTGGCTTTAGGGGCACGAGCAGTTTTTATTGGTCGACCAGCCATATGGGGACTGGCATACAAG GGTGAGGAAGGTGTGTCTAAAGTCCTAGAAATTCTTAGAGAAGAATTCAGAACAACAATGATTCTGTCAG GATGTGCTTCATTAGCAGATATTAAACCATCACATGTCATGAGATATCCAGCAAGATTGTGA
- the LOC138040218 gene encoding uncharacterized protein: protein MASIDLKDAYYSVSIDTSHRKYLHFIWKNQLFQFTCLPNGLSSAPRIFTKLMKPAYSTLRCKGFENVGYIDDTYLKGSTFDACETNVSTTVKLFTDLGLTLNMAKVVLIPSQSITFLGFVLNSAQMTVALTPSKAMKVKSKAAELLHNQSPTIRTVSEMIGLMVASFSGVMYGPLYYRQLEIEKVIVLKQNQGNFEASMILSYMARSDLHRWIENITDASNTAVRGNCQLIVYSDASLTGWGGGFNSITTEGQWTEDESQNHINYLEILACFLTLKAFCSQIKNCHVKRKL, encoded by the coding sequence ATGGCCAGCATTGATCTGAAGGATGCATATTATTCTGTGTCTATAGACACAAGTCATAGGAAGTACCTCCACTTTATATGGAAGAACCAGTTGTTTCAGTTTACTTGTCTGCCCAATGGGTTAAGTAGTGCTCCAAGGATCTTCACAAAATTGATGAAACCAGCATATTCAACTTTACGTTGCAAAGGTTTCGAAAATGTGGGATATATTGATGATACATACCTTAAAGGTAGTACGTTCGATGCTTGTGAAACAAATGTGTCTACTACTGTCAAACTATTCACAGACTTAGGCCTCACTTTAAACATGGCAAAGGTAGTCCTCATCCCAAGCCAGTCTATTACTTTTTtgggttttgtattaaattctGCTCAAATGACAGTAGCCTTAACCCCTTCAAAAGCTATGAAGGTAAAATCAAAGGCAGCTGAATTGCTTCACAACCAGTCCCCCACAATACGGACTGTATCTGAAATGATTGGCCTTATGGTTGCAAGTTTTTCTGGGGTGATGTATGGACCCCTCTACTACAGACAATTAGAAATTGAAAAGGTAATCGTTCTGAAACAAAACCAAGGCAATTTTGAAGCAAGCATGATTCTCTCATACATGGCAAGATCTGACCTTCATCGGTGGATTGAAAATATTACTGACGCATCGAACACTGCTGTGCGCGGTAATTGCCAACTCATAGTCTATTCAGATGCATCTCTGACTGGTTGGGGAGGAGGTTTCAACTCCATAACAACTGAGGGACAGTGGACTGAGGATGAATCACAAAATCACATCAATTATCTTGAAATCTTGGCCTGTTTTCTTACTTTGAAGGCATTCTGCTCACAAATCAAGAACTGCCATGTGAAAAGAAAACTGTGA